The Hevea brasiliensis isolate MT/VB/25A 57/8 chromosome 9, ASM3005281v1, whole genome shotgun sequence nucleotide sequence AGACCATGCTATAATAATCATCCATGCTTCCAAGTTCATGTATGAGCATGCATCTCTTTTCTGTAGCATGCGTGCATTGTTCATCAAAACCTGGTATTGATTAGCAAGTCATGCAATGAAAAAAGATTCCAAAAACAGTTCTCTAATCTCCAAACTTTTATTCCAGTATCTAACAGTTGTAACATTCTTGTTAtcatttagagagagagagagagagcagctTCAATCAAGTTTTGATCTTCATTTGGTTAATTCCGTTTATGACACTTGGATTATAATTCCCTTCATTTGTTTTTCTACAGAACCTATCTAAAATAAAATCTCTGTTGATGTTTCAGCCAATATGTCCATGTGCGTTCACAGACAACAGTTTTAACTTTAATGTACTGAAACCCAGCTATCAATTAAGATTTTCTATGTTGTTTTGAAAAGAGATaaatatatgatttaatcttaTGCTAAAACCTGAGGAAGCTATATATTACTGACATAATTTGATGAAGGATTGCTACCTAGATACCAAACGTTGAAAAACAAATATCAAGTACTGACTTCAAGTGATGGAGAAACCAGAAGAAAATCATCATCCTATGCTTAAAAAGACCTCTGAACCTAATGCAGTAAAATGTGTGGAATTAGAGAGGTAAAGACCTGCTTATGAAGGCGCTCTCTTTCGATAGCCAATTGCATCACCAGATCTGTTATTACTTTTGTCCGAAAGCCAATATCCTTTGCCGCAATCATTTTTGTTTCCTCAGCTTGATTCAGAGATATCTCCAAGCATTCAAGCCTTCCCCTCAAAAAGCCCAGTTCTTCATTTAGTTCTGCATTAGATTCAGATAATACAATGCACTTATCCTCTGCATTGTCTGCACGACTGTCAGCTTTCTGAATTTTCAACTTTAGATCCTCAATTAAATTTTCCATATCCCTAATTGTAGTATACAGCATGTTTTGCTTCTCCTGACTGGCATCAGCAGATGCCACTGCATGCTGGAGCCTAATATCAGATTCACTCAGCTGCTTCTCTAATGAATCCACTTTCTCAGAGGCATCTTTAAGATGAATCATCTCTTTGTTAAGTTCCAAATTAGTCTCTGCCAACAAATTACACTTGACTTCTGCACTAGCTGCCCTACTTTCCACTTTAGCCAGCTCTTCTTTCAAATCCTCAACTGTGTTTTCCAAATTTGTGATCTCAGAACGTAAAGCACTATGCTGCTCCTCTGGTCCATCCATAGAGACGTTTACGTTTTCAGTTGACAGCTGATACTCAGATTCTTCCAGCTGCTTCTCAACTGAATACACTTTTTCTCTTAGAGTTGAGACCTCAGAATTTGCAAGAATTAATTTATCTTCAGCTTCTGTCAAGCTTGCTTTCAAACGATCACTGAGTTTCACACTGCTGTTATTGAACTTTTGCAAAGCATTTTCTTTGGCTTCCAACTGTTCCACTGATTTATCAAGGTTTGACCTTAGTTCAGCTTCTCGTTTAATTGAACCATTTAAATTGAACTGAAAAATCTTTAGTCGACTCAGTAGTTCTTGAGAAATTCCCATCAAGACCTCTGCAGCATTTTCTGCTGTGAACCATCTTTCACAAACATCTATTGCTTCTTCTTCCAAGAAAAATACTTCTTGCTCTGTAGAGAGTATCCTATGTTTTAGCTCTTCCTCAATTTGTCTTGATTCAGTTAGTTTCTTTTCAAGATccatctctcttgccaaagatttCTCTAGCATCCTTAAAATATGTCTTTGCTGTTCAGCAGTTTGCATCTTGATCTTTGCATTCGTGTCCACAAATTGATTATCTTCTGAGAAGTTTGACACCTCATCACCACTCCCTATCACAATGAATGCATTAGAATGTGAAAACAAGTTAATGACTTTCGTAGATTTATCCTTCTGCCTGCATTGAAGTGAAGAACAATCATAGAAAACAAAATCTTTTTTAGTTGTCAAATGTCTCTTTAGAAGCAAGAGAATTAAGCCTATTAATAGGAAAATGTTGAGAAAGTTCCCATCACCACCTAACACTAGCATGATATCAATGTTTTCGCatgaaggagagagagagagagagagagagagagaaggggggcGGGAGGAGGGAAGAGAGAGAGGGCATTTCCCAACTTCCTATTAACTTTTAGCAAGAGTAAGGATTTCTCAGTTTCATATTAATTTGAGTCCCCTGTCAAGTTTTAACAACAAACATACAaccaattttaagaattttagAAGTAATCCACAACTAAAATAGAGCCTTCAAATGCAGATATGCATAAACAAAAAAATTGAATAATGATGACTGTAACTTACAATTCTCTTCTCCATTCAGACATGACAAGGTCCTCTGGAACTTGGTGTATTGCATCCTAATTTCCGACACTTGATCATGTAACTGCTTCAATGATTTTTCAGAATCAAGCAACTTTTCTTCCATTGCCATGAAAGTTTGTCCCAAATGCTTATATGAGGATATCATTTCATGCGCCTCAACTATATTCTCCTGGAAAGTTTTCACGAAATTATCCAGTTCTGTCACTTCAGAATACAAAATCCTGGACAAGAAATCAAATTCCATAACCTCCACTAAATTCCCCAATATATCTCCTTCTAGTGGGGCAATTGTTTCAAACTCACTTTCCTTGGATTCCACGTGCATCATTAATACACTTAGGTTAACCAACTTCTCTGAAGCACATGCTAAATCTAATTCCATTCTCGTTATAATCTCATCTGCAATTATTAACTCAGAAATTGTCTCTCCATTAAAAGACATGTCCACAACTAAATTGATTTTACTTGACTCAGCTCCTGGATCTGCAGAGTTGACATCATCGAGAGAAAAACCAACTTCAGCAACAGCATCAGTACCCATGCTTATCTCTTCTAATTCAACTAGCCTTGAAGCCTGAATATCAatactggaaaaaaaaaaaatcaaagagcaGAAGAAGTTAGTGCTGGTCACTAGAAAAAGAGTAATACTACGAAAGTATTTTTCAGACAATAGCACTAAATTTTTTAAAGTTAGCAGATCCATATCCTAGTATAAACAGTAAAATAGAATAATTGTCTGCTTGCTATCTATCTAGATAAGTGGCAAGCAAATTCAGTACAGATGCAAAACCAGATCAAGTTCAAAACTTTAAAAGCCCCTTCTGTTAGTAGTAAAAACATCTCAGCCCAAAAAGGAAAGTAAAGAGTAATGTGTGACGCCACATTATTGAAATGCTGCCAAACTAAGATCCATTATTTAGTGCATGGTGAGTTTAAAATGGAATAGATGACAATGGCTCTTCTACCCCAATGCTAAAGCCAATTCTAACCATCATCTGCAAAGAAATCCAACTTACAATTGTTCCTCTGCTCACCTCCTCCTCTTACCAACAGTCCTAAATGATAGGGCATCATTACCAATCAGCTGTTTGCAGATTCTTATCAGTATTAATTCAGGCAAGTGCAAACTGAAAAATAAAATACGTTGACCATTTTAGTTTTGCTTTCATGTTTCAATTTTCCACAATAATTTCTGACTCATTAGGCAAGCTTGATTTGCCTGACCTTAATAGACAATTACAACAAATTCATACACCATTGGAAAAAGGCTCAAGTGTAATGGTACAACTTTAGGTCATGAGAGATAAAAATTAGAATCATTTGCCTCAAATAAGCAAAAATAATGTAAAATGAGATCCAATTGTGCCACCCAACCCATTATCAAGATTGGAATAAAAAATTTAGATCTATAATTCACTACAGCCTAAAAAAACACACTTCTTATCATTTATATACCAAAATCCTTGCAAACCCATCACCCACTGACCCTAAATTTATTCAAAGACCCTAGAGTCTCCACCACAAGAACTTTCCTTTTACTTTCAAATATCCaggttaaaattttatttctaaattattCATCAGAATTACATTCTccgttaaataaaaaatttaaaaaaggcCCTGTAAAGGGAACAATGAGAAAACCATATACCAATCCAGGTGAGCTCTAAGCCAGAACTATACTGAACTATATTGCAAATGGAAGTCCTACACCATCTAGACTCTTGCTGCACCAAAagcaacaaataaaaataaagaaaaaagagaagGGTCAATTCATATATGCCAATTCCCAAATGCTGAACCACCATGCGTCCAAATCTAGCTAGAATAAATGAATAATCTCCTTCAGCCGAACACATATCCTTAACCAACTCTTAATACAACGATGACACAACGTAAATACCTAATtgctatttattaaatttaaaatttttttttcttataaacacCACACTTGGTTATTGCacaattgaaaaataataaatatacaaCTCTTCATTAATAACAAAGAGACCAACTGATCAAATATACAGCAACTCACAAACTATAAAAAGGAAGAAAGAGCAAGCAATCTCCACTTGGTATCAATATTAATTacttacaaaaaaagaaaaaatactcCCAATTttcctcaattgatcaaattaatCCATTATTATATCATTCCCTCTCAAACAATCAATCCACAACTTCATAACAAGCCAGCATGCGAATCCCCAGCGAAGCCTAGAACGGCAAAGAAGTTAAGAAAAACTAACATACCCATCTCTACTTATCAAAAAAACAACAAACACCCATCTCTAGGTTTGCGAAAGAAAACAGAGAAACCGTCCAAAGGATCAATGAAATAACCCATAAAATTTTCCACAAGTTTCTCGAGAAAACTGACTAGAAAATCCAAAAAAGAAGCGGaaaaataattgaagaaatgttatTCGAAAACGTACCCTCTTGAGAAGACGTCCGTAATGTAGTGAAAGCTACAAAGGAagaaagagagggagagaaagaaagagaaagtgaAAAGTGGAAACAGAGTAATATTTATCTTTAATCTGTCTCAGAACGGAGTTCTTTAAGGTTAAAACAAcagtttaaaaaaaatgaaatagaaTTAATCGAGTGCCGCATGTTAACGTGCGCCCTGGCTTGTGTGACACGTGTCAACTTAATCATGACATATTTAATTGCAGAAGCAGCGTGAATGTTCATGAACTATCCGACATGGAAATTGATGAAGGATAAAATGAATTTGCAATGAAATTTTGTTCTTTAATTTCCGTAGTTTGTTTTCTTTCATCGTCTTGCTTCTCTAGTCTCCAGATTTTGTGTTAATACCCCTCCTTGGACGGAGGTTTTTGATGGGTCTCTTCTGTAGCTACGTTGTAAGTTTGTTTTGAATGCTGGTTTTGGCGTTGGTGGGTTTAAGGTTCTCAGAGCTCGTATCTTGGAGACATTTCTAGCGCTAATACGATGGATATACTGTCCCGCTGCCTTCTCCAACCACACATGGCTCTGGCTTATTCATGCTCTGTTTTGGATCCTTTCCGGCTGCTAAACAAATTGGTTTGTCCATCTTTGGGGCCTTGCATGGTCCTTTAGAGCTATTGGGGCTCAGATTTGTTTAACATGGGCTTACGTTTAAGTGCTTTCATAAAGGCTTAAAGGTCTCATGTATCTCCATAAGTTTAGTAGGCCTCTTATTTATATGGgtttattcattttttatttttaaattagataTGAATGCTAATTCGGGTGAGAAGTACTTCAAGACAAATAAAAATCCTCAGCCTTAGCCATGTACAATTTACAAGCCGGCTGGAGGCTGCTGCCATAAAACACTCGATCAATACAAATAATTATATACGGGCAAATCCAGGATATTATTTCAAAGGGGCAAAATGCATatcctatataaaaaaaaagaaaatagaataatgaggt carries:
- the LOC110670789 gene encoding WPP domain-interacting tail-anchored protein 1, with product MGTDAVAEVGFSLDDVNSADPGAESSKINLVVDMSFNGETISELIIADEIITRMELDLACASEKLVNLSVLMMHVESKESEFETIAPLEGDILGNLVEVMEFDFLSRILYSEVTELDNFVKTFQENIVEAHEMISSYKHLGQTFMAMEEKLLDSEKSLKQLHDQVSEIRMQYTKFQRTLSCLNGEENWSGDEVSNFSEDNQFVDTNAKIKMQTAEQQRHILRMLEKSLAREMDLEKKLTESRQIEEELKHRILSTEQEVFFLEEEAIDVCERWFTAENAAEVLMGISQELLSRLKIFQFNLNGSIKREAELRSNLDKSVEQLEAKENALQKFNNSSVKLSDRLKASLTEAEDKLILANSEVSTLREKVYSVEKQLEESEYQLSTENVNVSMDGPEEQHSALRSEITNLENTVEDLKEELAKVESRAASAEVKCNLLAETNLELNKEMIHLKDASEKVDSLEKQLSESDIRLQHAVASADASQEKQNMLYTTIRDMENLIEDLKLKIQKADSRADNAEDKCIVLSESNAELNEELGFLRGRLECLEISLNQAEETKMIAAKDIGFRTKVITDLVMQLAIERERLHKQMKSLALENKTLVLATNHCNRGSGEKSLFPEHEVTQISASGSKLDKKRKNVSVGETEVADADSILGAESTRRIGAGMLNYKHIIMAVLILLISAAVYLFQPQNHHF